One region of Citrus sinensis cultivar Valencia sweet orange chromosome 6, DVS_A1.0, whole genome shotgun sequence genomic DNA includes:
- the LOC102624129 gene encoding lectin-domain containing receptor kinase VI.3-like: protein MALTVSFALRLFFFPVIAALSQQKEEFIFNGFNETKTNQGLITRERASILKPSGALRLTDNAHNVIGHAFYNKPIQMLDKSTSLSSKPNASSFSTCFVFQIVTPNSGQGGFGLAFTVSPQPSFPGGKAEHYLGILNSTNDHKPSNHLFAIEFDTVNGYNETSDSQGNHVGINVNSMKSIKLEPAAYYENGTKEDFTLESGDPVQAWIDYDGVNRLVNVTICPMNKKNKLSFHFGKPSQPLLSLPLDLSPAFQETMYVGFSASTGRKVSSHFILGWSFSMNGAAPSLNLSQLPSLPIERSSSNSFSLQIKILIAALSTVAVILLGTLLIFKLYRRIAQFEILEDWELDCPHRFRYSDLYTATKGFKQSEVIGTGGFGEVYKGVLPTSATEVAVKKISRNSIQGMREFAAEIESLGRLRHKHLVNLQGWCKRKRDLLLVYDYIPNGSLDSLLFDNENFVLSWEQRFNIIKGIAAGLLYLHEEWEQVVIHRDVKSGNVLIDADMNARLGDFGLARLFDHGKISHTTNVVGTIGYIAPELARTGKASCSTDVFAYGVLLLEIATGRRPIDSDHFILVDWVLEFQHLGQVLDVVDPNLGSSYVVEEMELVLQLGLLCSHQKAEARPTMRQVLRYLNGDELLPIIDNWSSLDSQRSEMNSRYLEIISTDNITTSQLSSSFGVISSNSIEAGR, encoded by the coding sequence ATGGCCTTAACAGTTTCATTCGCTTTGCgtctcttcttctttcctgTAATTGCTGCACTTTCCCAGCAAAAAGAAGAATTCATCTTCAATGGATTCAATGAAACTAAAACAAACCAAGGTCTGATTACTAGAGAAAGAGCTTCTATTCTCAAACCCTCTGGTGCACTCAGACTCACTGACAATGCACATAACGTTATAGGCCATGCCTTCTATAATAAACCAATTCAAATGCTTGATAAAAGTACTTCTTTGTCATCAAAACCAAATGCTTCTTCTTTCAGCACATGTTTTGTGTTTCAAATAGTGACTCCAAATTCAGGCCAAGGAGGCTTTGGCCTTGCCTTCACAGTGTCTCCTCAACCAAGCTTTCCCGGCGGCAAAGCTGAGCATTACTTGGGTATTTTAAACTCAACCAACGATCACAAGCCCTCAAACCATTTGTTTGCTATTGAGTTTGATACTGTTAATGGTTACAATGAAACCTCAGACTCTCAAGGAAACCACGTCGGCATCAATGTCAATAGCATGAAATCGATAAAATTAGAGCCTGCTGCTTATTATGAAAACGGCACAAAGGAGGATTTCACCTTGGAGAGTGGCGATCCTGTCCAGGCTTGGATAGATTATGATGGAGTGAATAGACTTGTGAACGTAACAATATGTCCtatgaataagaaaaataagctCTCATTTCATTTTGGGAAACCATCACAGCCCCTACTGTCTCTTCCCCTCGACTTATCGCCTGCGTTCCAAGAAACCATGTATGTTGGCTTCTCAGCATCTACGGGTAGAAAAGTAAGCTCTCATTTCATTTTGGGATGGAGTTTTTCAATGAATGGAGCAGCCCCTTCTCTCAATCTTTCGCAGCTTCCATCTCTGCCAATAGAAAGAAGCTCATCTAATTCTTTTAGTCTCCAAATCAAGATTCTTATTGCCGCGTTATCTACTGTGGCTGTAATTTTGTTGGGTACGTTACTCATCTTTAAACTATATAGAAGGATAGCACAGTTCGAGATTCTTGAAGATTGGGAGCTGGATTGTCCTCACAGATTCAGATACAGTGATCTTTACACAGCTACTAAAGGTTTCAAACAGAGTGAAGTGATAGGAACTGGTGGCTTTGGTGAAGTTTACAAAGGGGTTTTGCCTACAAGTGCTACTGAAGTTGCGGTGAAGAAAATCTCGCGTAATTCAATTCAAGGAATGAGAGAATTCGCTGCAGAAATTGAAAGCTTGGGACGGTTAAGGCACAAGCATTTGGTTAATCTCCAGGGCTGGTGCAAGCGAAAACGCGATCTGCTTTTAGTCTATGATTACATCCCAAACGGAAGCCTTGATTCTCTGCTCTTTGATAACGAAAACTTTGTGTTAAGCTGGGAACAGAGGTTCAATATCATCAAAGGGATAGCAGCTGGGCTGTTATATTTGCATGAAGAGTGGGAGCAGGTTGTGATTCATCGCGACGTGAAGTCTGGCAACGTGCTAATAGATGCTGATATGAATGCAAGGCTTGGGGACTTTGGCCTTGCCAGGCTCTTTGATCATGGCAAAATTTCACACACAACAAATGTTGTGGGCACCATTGGGTACATAGCACCCGAATTAGCCCGCACAGGCAAGGCTTCTTGCAGCACCGATGTGTTTGCATATGGGGTTTTGCTTCTTGAAATTGCAACAGGGAGACGACCTATTGATTCAGATCACTTCATTTTGGTCGATTGGGTGCTGGAGTTTCAACATTTAGGTCAAGTTCTTGATGTTGTTGATCCAAATTTGGGGTCAAGTTATGTTGTTGAAGAGATGGAGTTGGTTTTGCAATTGGGTTTGCTGTGCTCACATCAGAAAGCTGAAGCTAGGCCTACAATGAGACAAGTATTGAGGTACCTCAATGGGGATGAATTGCTTccaataattgataattggaGCTCTCTTGATTCTCAAAGGTCTGAAATGAACTCAAGATATTTGGAAATAATTTCTACTGA
- the LOC107177436 gene encoding protein FAR1-RELATED SEQUENCE 5-like, which yields MENFENERAIEDVRLEKFEPTLGMLFDGYEEMFEFYKAYGRQEGFPVKKLTSKKRSDKTVKYATFACGRSGKADSRSTNLLKLKPVVKTGCESKIGGCVNEEGKWILRTLNLQHDHGLSPDKERYFPCNHRISASVKKRIEMNDSAGINIVQNFNSIVVEAGGRENVSFLEKDCINLIDKARRLHLREGDAMTILKNRHVVLCSIFNSIPSMEPQHLTQDLKQRMQAQSGLED from the exons atggaaaattttgaaaatgagcGTGCAATTGAAGATGTGCGACTGGAAAAATTTGAGCCAACTCTTGGTATGTTATTTGATGGTTATGAGGAAATGTTTGAGTTTTACAAAGCATACGGTAGACAAGAAGGGTTTCCCGTGAAGAAACTAACTAGTAAGAAAAGAAGCGACAAGACTGTAAAATATGCGACCTTTGCATGTGGCCGTAGCGGCAAAGCAGATAGTAGATCTACTAATTTGCTGAAGCTGAAACCTGTTGTGAAAACTGGTTGTGAATCTAAAATCGGAGGTTGTGTAAATGAAGAGGGAAAATGGATTCTTCGAACTTTAAACCTTCAGCATGATCATGGATTGAGTCCGGACAAAGAAAGATATTTCCCTTGTAACCATAGAATTAGTGCAAGTGTAAAAAAACgaattgaaatgaatgattCTGCGGGAATTAACATtgtccaaaattttaattctattgtTGTCGAAGCTGGTGGGCGTGAAAATGTGtcatttttagaaaaagattgtaTAAATCTTATTGATAAAGCAAGACGATTACATCTTAGAGAAGGAGATGCTATGACAATTTTAAA GAACAGGCACGTTGTGCTTTGTAGCATATTCAATAGCATTCCTTCCATGGAGCCACAACATTTAACTCAGGATTTAAAGCAAAGAATGCAAGCTCAAAGCGGACTTGAAGATtga
- the LOC102616691 gene encoding protein NODULATION SIGNALING PATHWAY 2-like — translation MDDLMNQFDSFSPPLTSCNDSLETSHANFDYLPDGVKNFPVHVNEVPFHDEFPMDCSSFDLEDLRDLFKVDVSATLVLPREEMKIDNELSARHLAKAYAEAMEAEKKEIAKVIARRINEKFCPIGDVRERLLYHSFQPLNKQAENNYLHQEASKVFDEAFEAIYRMIPNGTFAHFRANMAILEALPYDAEVLHVVDFDMGDGVQWPSMITAIAQQQSLLHQHGVISQQMKLKLTSIKWEEDYERESSQWRFEETKNRFHDCAYSHGLKLKVKEIQLQDLVTEVKKMKKNSGGKREWVAFNCMHGLPHMGRRRSKTHVMQFLNMARDYLAYCANSKTSKNRGIITFGDGENWGKIRNLSCFGSFFESFMDHYQALLESIEWNFPKGLAQARIAMECLFVAPFVDSLALLEEWKEIKEFGDFQSGFGSLQGVGFSNESLMEAKVMVSEGASLYSVRIEGEYENEMVLEWRGSPLVRVYAWR, via the coding sequence ATGGATGATTTAATGAATCAATTTGATTCATTCTCTCCTCCTTTAACCTCATGCAATGACTCCCTTGAAACTTCACATGCAAATTTCGATTACTTGCCCGATGGCGTCAAGAATTTTCCTGTCCATGTCAATGAAGTCCCGTTTCATGATGAGTTCCCTATGGATTGTTCATCATTTGATTTGGAGGACTTGAGAGATTTGTTTAAGGTTGACGTTTCAGCTACCCTAGTTTTACCAAGAGAAGAAATGAAGATTGATAACGAGCTCAGTGCGAGACATCTAGCCAAGGCTTACGCTGAGGCCATGGAagccgaaaagaaagaaatagcTAAGGTGATTGCAAGGCGCATCAATGAGAAATTTTGTCCCATTGGTGATGTTCGAGAACGCCTTTTGTATCATTCATTTCAGCCCCTGAACAAGCAAGCTGAAAATAATTACCTTCACCAAGAGGCTTCCAAGGTGTTCGATGAAGCATTTGAAGCGATTTATCGAATGATTCCTAATGGAACGTTTGCTCATTTTAGAGCCAACATGGCAATTCTTGAGGCCTTGCCTTATGATGCTGAGGTTTTACATGTAGTTGATTTTGATATGGGTGATGGTGTTCAATGGCCTTCAATGATCACGGCTATTGCCCAACAACAAAGTTTGCTACATCAACATGGTGTTATTTCTcaacaaatgaaattaaaattaacatctATCAAGTGGGAGGAAGATTATGAGCGTGAATCTTCACAATGGAGATTCGAGGAGACGAAGAACCGGTTTCATGATTGTGCATATTCTCATGGACTAAAGTTGAAAGTGAAGGAGATTCAGTTGCAAGATTTGGTGACGGAggtaaagaaaatgaagaaaaatagtGGAGGCAAAAGAGAATGGGTGGCCTTTAATTGCATGCATGGACTTCCTCATATGGGGAGAAGGAGAAGTAAAACACATGTTATGCAATTTCTAAATATGGCTAGAGATTATTTAGCCTATTGTGCCAATAGCAAAACTAGTAAAAATAGAGGGATTATTACTTTTGGTGACGGAGAAAATTGGGGGAAAATAAGAAATCTATCTTGTTTTGGATCATTCTTTGAAAGTTTCATGGATCATTACCAAGCTTTGTTAGAATCAATTGAATGGAATTTCCCGAAAGGGCTAGCACAAGCAAGAATAGCAATGGAGTGTCTATTTGTGGCACCATTTGTGGACTCTCTTGCTTTGTTAGAAGAGTGGAaggaaattaaagaatttggTGATTTTCAAAGCGGATTTGGTTCATTGCAAGGGGTCGGATTTAGCAATGAAAGCTTAATGGAAGCCAAAGTAATGGTGAGTGAAGGGGCAAGTTTGTATAGTGTGAGGATAGAAGGAGAGTATGAAAACGAAATGGTGTTGGAATGGAGAGGATCTCCCTTAGTCAGAGTTTATGCATGGAGATGA